In Alphaproteobacteria bacterium, the genomic window CGACCCGGCGGCGTGGCGCTGCAGAACCGCCGCCGCTGCCGGGCCCTGAAGCGCCAGCAACGCACGATCGCCGAGCACCTGCAAAGCGGTGCCGGACGGCAGGCCGGCCTGCATGTGGGCAACATCCGCCTCCTTGCACGCGGCGTTGACGACGACAAACAGGTAGTCGCCGGCCTGGGTCACCATGAGGTCGTCGAGAATGCCGCCGGCATCGTTGGTAAACAGGTTGTAACAGATTTCGCCGTTCCCCAACCGCTGCAGGTCGTTGGTTACCAACGTCTCCAGCGCCGCCGCCGGGTTATCGCCGTCGAGCCGGACCTGGCCCATGTGGGAGACGTCGAACAGCCCGGCCTGGGATCGGGTGTGCAGATGCTCGGCGAGAATGCCGCTCGGGTACTGAACCGGCATCTCGTAGCCGGCAAACGGAACCATCTTGCCGCCGAGCTCGACGTGAAGGTCGTAAAGCGGTGTCCGGTTGAGGGATTCGGTCGGTTCGGCCACGGGCGGTCTCCCTTCGGGTCAACGGGCGCCGGCGTCAGCCGACGGTCCGCCCCCTCTGTCCCGTAACCTGAGAGATTCACCGGGCCGCCGTGGTGGCCCTGTGGCTTACCCCTTCGGTGAGGCGCCACCGCGCAACACGCCGACGCCTGCTTTCCAGAGTCGCCTCGCCCTGCGGTCCATTTTGCCTGAGAGTTTCCGGGGCGGTTGCTCCTTCGGCGTCGGCCCGAATGTCCTCGAGCCACCCTCTCCCGCAAGGGTCATCGGTCTTTGCAGCGCGCTCTTGGGCGCGCGCCAGGAGCCTAGCGGGTGGCCGCGGAATGTCAACCCGGTACCGGGGCGGCGGGCGCCGAACCGCGAAGGCGCAGCGCGTTCGGGGTCACGATGATCGACGAAGCCGACATCGCTGTCGCGGCGATCAGGGGGTGGCAAAGCCGAGAACGGCGACCGAGAGCAGCATGATGTTGGCAGCGGCGAAACCGGCGACGGCGAGGCACCGCACCAGGACACGCAATTCGACATCTACGCTCGGATCGTCGGCGCACTGATGTCCAGTTGATATCGGCCGTGACCAAGGGGACGGCTGCGCGCGACGATCTCCTCCCGGCTCAGTGCCTGCGCGTCCATCGCGTTTCGTCCAATCTCTGCCGATCAGCCAGAAAAACGATCTCGGTCAAGGGCATTGTCACCGTCTTCAAGGATGAATGCCCGGTTTTCGGGGTCATCGCGCTTCTGCGTTGGCGGGGGTGGTCTTGTCGCCATAGGACCGGTGATCACAATGTCTGCGCATTCGGCGCCACAGCATCTGCGTTTGCCAGTGTACGGTTGTGTTTTATGATTGCTAGCTGTCAAATAATTCACCGGGCCATGACGGTCGACCTCTTGGAATAGCCATGCTGAACGAACTGACCAAAAACGAACTCTATCTGGGACTCGTCCTGGCCGTAATCGTGGCATTGCTAGGCCTGCTTATCGCATTCGCCGGACAGAATACCCTGCTCGGCGTGCACGGCTGGATTATCCTGGTCTTTGGCCTGATCGCCACTTTCGTGGTCATAGCCGGGTGCGTGGATCATGGTCCCTCTGTCGATCGCCTCGAAGGCCGCAATCTAGAATATTACGACGCCCCGACGCGTGTCGGCATCGTGATTGCCATGATCTGGGCGGTGATCGGGTTTTTTGTCGGCGACTGGGTGGCCTGGTCATTGGCCTATCCGGACTTCAATCTGGACCAGTCCTGGAGCAATTTCGGACGACTTCGGCCGGTCCATACGTCGGCGGTGATTTTCGGCTTCGGCGGCAACGCGCTCATCGCGACCTCGCTCCACGTCGTGCAGCGCACGTCGCGGGCCCGACTGCCCGATTCACTCAGTCCGTGGATTGTTTTCGCCGGATACAACCTGTTTTGCATCCTGGCGGCCACCGGCTACCTGATGGGCATTACCCAATCCAAGGAATACGCGGAGCCGGAATGGTATGCCGATATCCTGCTGACCGTCGTCTGGGTCGTCTATTTCGTCCTCTACCTGAGAACGCTCGCGCGGCGGTCGGAACCGCACATCTATGTCGCGAATTGGTACTACCTCGCCTTCATACTTGTGGTGGCGATGCTGCACATCGTCAACAACCTGGCAATTCCCGTTTCTCTGGGCCATGCCAAGAGCTATTCCCTATTCGCCGGAGTTCAGGATGCGATGACCCAGTGGTGGTACGGGCACAATGCCGTCGCGTTCTTCCTGACCGCCGGATTCCTGGGCATGATGTACTACTTCCTGCCGGTCAAGGCGCAGCGGCCGATCTATTCCTACCGCATGTCGATCGTGAGCTTTTGGGGAATCACGTTTCTCTATATGTGGGCCGGCTCACACCACCTCCATTACACGGCGCTGCCTGACTGGGTTCAGACCCTCGGCATGTCCTTTTCCATCATGTTGCTGGTGCCGTCTTGGGCCTCCGCGGCGAATGCCCTGCTGACCCTCAACGGGGCCTGGCGTCGAGTACGGGACGACGCGGCGCTGCGGTTCATGATGGTTGCGGCGGCCTTCTACGGCCTGTCCACTTTCGAGGGCTCGTTCATGGCGATCCGGCCGGTGAATTCGCTGTCCCACTATACCGACTGGACCGTCGGTCATGTGCATGCCGGCGCGCTCGGCTGGGTCGCGTTCATAACCTTTGGTGCGATCTACACGTTGGTGCCGTGGCTGTGGAAACGGCCCGGCATGTATTCCAATCGCCTCGTCGAGGTGCATTTCTGGTTCGCCCTCATCGGCACCGTCATCTACGTCATCGCGATGTGGAATTCTGGGATCATCCAGGGCCTCATGTGGCGCACCTATAACGAGTTCGGCACATTGGAGTATTCGTTCCTCGATTCGCTGGAAGCCATGCACCCCTACTACGTGGCCCGTGCGATCGGTGGGTTGTTCTTCCTCGCTGGCGGCGTGGTTGCGTTCTACAACATATACAAGACCATCTCGACGATCGGCCCGGAAACCAAGGCCGGCGACCAGCCGCTCCCGACCTCGCAGCCGGCGGAGTGAGATCGGGCATGCTGGACAAACACAAGAGTGTCGAGCGCCATTCCCTGGCTTTGGTCCTGATGATCATTGTCGTCGCGTCCATCGGCGGAATTGTTGAGATTGCCCCGCTGTTCACGATCGACAAGACCGTCGAGGATGTCGAGGGCATCCGGCCCTACACGCCGCTCGAACTCGCTGGCCGAAACATCTACATCCGCGAGGGATGCTACGCCTGTCACTCGCAGATGATTCGCACCTTGCGCGACGAAGTCGAACGCTACGGCCACTACAGCCTCGCCGCCGAATCGCAATACGACCATCCGATGCTGTGGGGCTCGAAGCGAACCGGACCCGATCTCGCCCGCGTCGGCGGCAAGTATTCCGACGCCTGGCATGTCGCCCACCTCACGCGTTCCCGTGACGTGGTGCCGCAATCTAACATGCCGAATTACAGGTTTCTCGCCGGCACCCCGCTGCGCACCGATGACTTGAACCTGCACCTCGAGGCGCTACGCGCCGTGGGCGTGCCCTATACCGATGAGCAAATCGCGGCGGCGGCGGCCGATGCGCGCGGTCAGGCCGATCCCGACAGCGAGGCTGCGGACGGCGTCATCGAAAGGTATGGAGACCGGGTCGCAGTCCGCGATTTCGGTGGCGATGGCGCCAAGGTTTCCGAGATGGACGCCCTCGTCGCCTACCTGCAAATGCTGGGAACCTTGGTCGATTTCGAGAGCACCCAGAGTGCGAACATGGGCGCGAACTGAGCGATGATCGATTTCTCTTATGATTCGCTCGCCTATTTCGCCAAGTCGTGGGGCCTGTTCTACTTCATCGCGTTTTCGATTGCGGTCCTGGTCTACGTCCTGTGGCCATCGAACAAGAAGACGTTTGATCGCGCGGCCAATCAGATCCTGGACGACGAGGACAAACCATGTCGGTAGGCGAACGCGACCCCCATACCGGGATCCATACGACGGGCCATGAATGGAGCGGCATAAAGGAGCTGGACACGCCGATCCCGCGGATCGTCTTCGCCTGTTATGCCGTTGTTTTCATCGTCGCTCTCGTGATGTGGGTGCTTCTCCCGGCGTGGCCGCTGGTCAACTCCTACACATCCGGGCTGATGGGGTTCTCACAACGCGATTACGTTCGGGGCCAATTGGCCGACGCGGATCTACGCCGCGCGGAATGGTCGGATCGGATTGCCGCAATGGACTTCGGCGAATTGGCGGCCGATCCGGAAGCCCGTACCGTCGCGATCGAAACCGGAGAAAGCCTGTTCATCGACAACTGCGCCGTCTGCCATGGCCGGGATGGAAGGGGCGGTCCTGGATTTCCGGACCTGACCGACGGGGCGTGGCTGTGGGGCGGCACGCCGGAAGACATCCACGAAACCCTCCGCGTCGGCATCAACTCCGGCCATGACGAGACCCGATTCGGGCAAATGCCGGCCTTTGGCAGGGATGAGATGCTCGAACGCGACGAAATCCGATTGCTTGCCACCTACGTTCAGCACCTGTCCGGTTTGGAAGAGGCGGACGGCGATACCGTGGCGCAGGGCGAAGTGCTCTTCGCCGACAACTGCGCGAGCTGTCACGGCGAGGATGCCCGCGGCGGAATCGAATTCGGCGCACCCGATCTCACCGACGGCTACTGGATATACGGCGGCGACCGCGAAACCATCTACGAGAGCCTATTTCGTGGCCGACAGGGGCATATGCCGCACTGGAGCGGACGTCTCAGCCCGGTCCAGCTCAGGGTGCTGTCGCTCTACGTCGATAGCCTGAATCAGTAGTGTCATGAACAGACGGGTAAACCTGCCCGTTCGGTTCTGGGTTGTCGGAGGCGCGTTGTTGATCCTCGCGCTCATCCTCGGCGCCAATGCCCATCTCCTCTACGTCGCCGTTTCGAGCGCGCCGGATTGCGCCGACGAAGCCGTAAAGGTTGACCGCGACGGTGCCGCGCAGACGCTGCAGCCGGCCAAGAAAGCCTGCTGATGAACGCCCTTCTTTACCTCATCCCCATTTCGATCGTACTCGGCGGGGTCGCCCTGTGCGCCTTCCTGTGGAGCCTGAAAGACGGCCAATACGACGACCTCGACGGCGCCGCCAATCGAATATTGACCGACGACGACCGGCCACTGCCCCGGAATACCAATAAGAACACGTAGCGGCCTGCGGATCGGGCCGGCCCAGGACCTGAAAAGTCAATCCAGCCGGGAGGTGTCGCAGGTTTCCCGATAGGCATGCCAAGTCGCATGGCCCAAGAGAGGGAATACGATGATAATCAGCACCAATCCCGAGAGCAGGGTCAAGACTCCGAGCGCGACCACAATGGCGCCCCACGGCAGCAAGATCCGGAGTTGGTGCCACACCGTGTTCATGCTGACGGCCATCGCCGTAAAGGCATCGGTCTTTCGATCGTAGAGCATCGGAATGCCAAAGACGCTGATCGAGAAGGCGAAGGCGGCAAACAGCCCGCCGACCGCCGATCCGACTATGAACAAAGCCCATCCTTCCGGTGTGCCAAAGATGAACGGCAAGATCTGATCGAGCCCGTCGAACGGCCTCAGGCCAAAGAAAAGGGCATAGAGGATTACCGCCGCCCGGATCCAAAGCATGACGAGCAAACAAAGCAGAACGCCGGCCAGGAGGATTTGCGTTGTCGACCGCGCGTGGAAGAACAGCATCGAGGACAGCGTCACCGGTTCTTGGTTCTCGATACGGCGGCTTTTTTCGTAGAGGCCAATCGCCAGGATTGGCCCGATGACCAGGAACCCGGCCAGGGCCGGAAAGAGATAGGCGCTCAGATCAAGAAGGATGAGGCCCAGGATGAGCGCCCAGCTGACGGCAAAGACTATTACTCCGTAGACCAGGCTTGGGAGCGGGTTCGTCCACAGGTCTTTCCACCCCGCTTTGAGCCACCCCACCGCCGCCGTGCCCTCGAGTGGGGCGACGGTATCTTTGCCCGGCACTATGTCGGAATGAGACATTTGCAAACTCGTCTTCCACGCTAACCTGGCCGCATTATACCACGCCGGAACCGATCGCCCATCGTCTATGCTCGACTTTGGATGACCGATCGCATGGTCGTCGACCGATAAGCTTTCGGACCATAACCCGATCGCCGGCAGATCTGAGATTAATTCTCGAACGTCGGCCGCGGGAGCGGTATTCGCGCTGCCGTCTGAAACTTTTTTTCGCCATCTGTGTACCGTTGAGTCATGAGCGGAATTTCTTCTTCTCAACGCATGATCGGGCTGGTGGCTGTACAATCGAACGATCCCTCAATCGAAGAGCGGCGGCGGCAGGTGATTGATCTCGAATCGCGAACTTGGCTGAGCCGCCATTGCCGCGGTGACACCGGCGCGTTCCCCGCCCTCCTCGAAGCCTATCGGCGGCCGGTTTTCGGCTATCTGGTGCGGAGCGGCGTGGCGGCGGCGGATCGCGAGGATATCTTCCAGAGCATCTTCCTCAAGGTCCATGCGGCGGCCAAGTCCTACGATCCGGCGCGACCCCTGAAACCGTGGCTGTTCACCATCGTGGCCAATACGGTGCGCAATCATTTTCGCAGCCGGCCGGCCCATCTGGTCGCCGTGACCGGCGGCGACCCGCCGGAAACGACGGATCCCAACCCGGGCCCGGAACAAGTCGCCGAAGCGCGCGAAACGCTGGCGTGGCTCGAACAGGCGCTGCTCGCCCTGCCGCCGGCGCAACGCGAGGTGCTGCTGCTCGCCACCGTCATCGGCCTGCCCCAGCAAGAGATCGCCGAGGCATTGCACCTGCCGCTCAACACCGTCAAGACGCACCTGCGCCGCGCCCGCCTCGCGCTGGCCGCCGGCCGAGCCGAACGCGAGGCAACGGACGGGTGCCATGGAGATACCGATGAAGCGCTGTGACCTTGTTCGACAGAGGCTGGCGGAGGACGGGGCCGCCATTGCCGAAATGGATATCGAAATCCGGCACCACCTCGAAACCTGTCACGACTGCACCCGGTTCGCCGCCGAGCTGAAGCGTCTCGAGGCGGAATTGAACGACCTTTCCTGCCCCGACGCGCCGGACGAGCTGGTCGCCGCGACCCTGGAGGCGGTGCGGCGGACGGCAGGCGCTGAAAGCGACACGACGTGGAGCGGCGGGCGCGGTCGTTACGTTGCCGGCGGCCTGGCCGCCGCCGTGGTCATCGCGGCGAGTGTGGCCCTGACCCTCAACATCATGGAATCGACGGCGCCGTATCGAGCGGCCGACCGAGAATACGCCGACGCCGGTGGTGGGCTGGGCGCGAGCGAGGAGCAGGTCGCAACCGGGCTTTACCGACCGCAGCCGCCGGCGGAGTCGCAAAGCGCGGCCGAGCCGCCGCGTTCCGACCTGGAGATTGCCGGCGCGATCGATGAATCCTCGCGGGTGACGGGCCAGCGGGAGAATGTCGCCGGTAGCGAGAACGAAGAATTCGAGATCGCCGAGTTGGCCGGGAACGAGGGCCTGTTCGGCGACCTGCGGTCGCGAGCGGCAGGCCAATCGTTGCTCGCCGAATCGGAGATCATCGCCCAACTCAAGAACCAACGGCGCGACGCCGATTCCTCCGACGATTTCGCCAAGGAAAATCGTCGCGGTGGTGGCGAGAAGGATGTCGTGGCCACACTCGAACGTGGACTGGTCCCCGAGACCTCGGCGCCGGTGGGCAAGGCGAAAGGCGACCGCCGGTATCACGGCGCGCCGGCCGCTCCCCCCGCCCAGGCAAGCAAGCAGGAGAGCCGGTCGGCGTCCGAGTTCGGCAGCGAACTCTACGACACGCCCGGGGACGACGTCTTTGCCGCCGGCGCCGGCTCGGTTACCGGGCCCGCCGACGAGAAGAAGGCAGCGACCAAATCGCTCGACAAGGGCCGGGCGGAAAACGTGCCGGATGCAGATCCCGTGATCGCCGGTGACGCCGGCGTGGCGGGAGGTCTATCGGGTAACGCGAACGCACCGCTCGGCGGCCTCGTCCAATCGGAAGAGAACAAGCGGCGCGCCGTCGACATCCTTTCCACTTCGGATCGGACGCGGCAACCGGCGGATGATTTCCTCACATCCTACCGCGCGCTCGATGGCCTGACCTTCCAGGAGCCAACCGGCTATTGGGCCAACACCTATATCCCGGGCGATCCCGAGATGCGCCTGCTGCAGGCTCGGCTGGCGGCGTGGAACCGCGCGGCGCTGGGCTCCGACGTTCGACTCGAACAGGCGGTGCATCCCATCGAGCAGCCGTTCGACGCCCCGCGTGATGCGGCGCTGGCGGTGTATCTCGACGCCGACACCGCCGCCATCGAGGGCGAGACCCGGCTGCGCATCCAGGTTGGCCTCAAGGGCGCCGAGCGCCAGGGCGGGCACCGGCCGGCGATGAACATCGGCGTCGTCCTCGATCTGCTGTCCGGTGCCGACGGCGACATGGCGACCCGGATCCGCGCCCTGATGACGGCGCTCGAGCGCATGGACCAGCCCGGTGACCGCTTTTCGCTGACCGTCGCCGGGCCGTCCGGCGGCCGGTTGATCGCACCCGATCAGTTCAAGCACGGCCCCTTGCAGATCACCCTCGACCGGTTATTCGACAGCGATGCGGCAGGCGGTGGTCAGAATGTCGAATTACTGGACGCGGTAGCGCGGGCCGCGGACGGCGTGCGCCAGGGCGACGATCCCAACGCCATCCTCGGCTCGAGCCTGGTGCTGCTGGTCACCGGCGACTCGCTCGATGACGACATCGACATGCTGGAACGGCTCGCCCACCGCAATGCGATCGGCGGTGTGCCGTTGAGCGTGGTGAGCCTGGGAACGCAGGCGGAGCTGGCGAATATCGACCGCCTGGTCGCGGCCGGCCAGGGCAGCCGGCGGATTCTGGCCTCACCGGCCGAGGCGATGGCGCTCGTCGACCGCGAATTGCACGCCGCGAGCGGCGCCGTGGCGCGCGCGGTCCGGCTTCGCATTCGGCTCGCCGCGGGGGTCAGGCTGATCGACGTCTTGGGCTCGCGGCCGCTCGGCGAGCCGCACGCCGAACGCGTACGCGAGGCCGAACAGGCGATCGACCAGCGGCTGGCCCGCAACCTCGGCATCGAAGCCGATCGCGGCGACGACGAGGAGGGCATCCAAATCGTGATCCCGAACTTCTTTGCCGGCGATTCCCATGTCGTCCTGCTCGACGTGGTTGCCGACGGGCCCGGACCGGTCGCCGAGGTGACGGTGCGCTATAAGGACGTGATCGGTTTGCGCAACGGGATCACGCGCGCCAGCCTCGCAATCGGCGGCGGCCAGCGGGCGGACGGCTTGTTGGAGCGCAATGTCCTCAAGAACTTGGTCGCCTGGGAAATTGCCCGAGGGCTGCGCGAAACCGGCCGGGATCTCGGCGATTTGCCGCGGGCGATCGCGCGGCTGGCCGACCTGCGCGATCTGGTCGCCGGGCTGCGGCTCGCCGTCGTCGGCTGGTCGGGCGACCCCGACCTGGCCGCCGACGAGGCCATGCTCGGGACGTATCTGGCGGTCCTCGGCTCATCCGCCATGGCCGATACGGTTCACCGTCACCACCTAGCCGAATCCCTGCGCTACGCGGCCTTCCGCAAGCTCCAGGTCGCGGCCCGCTAATTACCGACCCGTACTGTCGAAAGGCTCCGAACCATGCGACGTCTGCTCTTTCTGCTTGCCTTGATTCTGGTTTCACCGGCCACCGCCGAGGAACTCGGCCCGCGGTCGACGGGTGAGGTCCGGGTACCGTTGGCCGATTACACGGCGATGATCGAACGGCTGGCCCGGGAACCGCGCCGCGCTCCCGCCGCCTACGCCATCGGTCGGTCGAACGTCGTCGTCGACGTGGCCGACCGCGAAGACCGTTTCACCGCCACCGTCACCGTCACCGTCGCGATCGAAACCTTCGAGGACGAATGGACCCTGGTGCCCATCCTGCCCCACGGCGCGGCGCTCACGCGGGCCGTCGTCGATGGCGGTCCGGCGCAGCTCGTGGATGCCCCCGACGGGATCGCCTGGAGCACGGACCGCGCCGGCACTGTCACGATGGAACTGACCTATGGCGTCGACGCCCGCAGCTACGCCGGCGGCTATGTCCTGTCCCTGGCCGTGCCCCGCGCGGCGGCGACGACTTTCAGCGCGACCTTGCCAGACACCGCCGGCGACGTCGCGGTGGTGCCGTCGGCGGAGCTGCAGCGCAGCGACGTTGCCGGAGCCACGCGGGTGACCGCGGCGGTGCCGGCGACATCCTCGATCCTGGTCTCGTGGCGCGCCCCAAGCGGCCGTGCGTTCGCCATCAGCCGTGCCGATTACAGCGGCGTGCTGCGCGATATGGCCGTGGTCTGGAGCGGCCGGTTCGAGGTCGAAATCTTCGGCGACGAACGGATCACCCTGCCGGTCATTCCGAACAGCGTTACCATCAACGACCTGCGGATCGACGGCGAGACCGCGACCGTGCTCGATGAGGACGGAAACTTCGCGACCCTGGTCGAGGGACCGGGGAAGCATCAAGTCGAGGTCGCGTTTCAGGTGCCCGTCGTCGGCGACACCGGCCCGCCGCAGGCCCGCTTACGAATTCCTCGTATTCCGGTTTCCCGGTTCGAGCTCGTGCTGCCGGGACGGAAAGAGGTGCGCGTGGCCCCG contains:
- the ccoN gene encoding cytochrome-c oxidase, cbb3-type subunit I codes for the protein MLNELTKNELYLGLVLAVIVALLGLLIAFAGQNTLLGVHGWIILVFGLIATFVVIAGCVDHGPSVDRLEGRNLEYYDAPTRVGIVIAMIWAVIGFFVGDWVAWSLAYPDFNLDQSWSNFGRLRPVHTSAVIFGFGGNALIATSLHVVQRTSRARLPDSLSPWIVFAGYNLFCILAATGYLMGITQSKEYAEPEWYADILLTVVWVVYFVLYLRTLARRSEPHIYVANWYYLAFILVVAMLHIVNNLAIPVSLGHAKSYSLFAGVQDAMTQWWYGHNAVAFFLTAGFLGMMYYFLPVKAQRPIYSYRMSIVSFWGITFLYMWAGSHHLHYTALPDWVQTLGMSFSIMLLVPSWASAANALLTLNGAWRRVRDDAALRFMMVAAAFYGLSTFEGSFMAIRPVNSLSHYTDWTVGHVHAGALGWVAFITFGAIYTLVPWLWKRPGMYSNRLVEVHFWFALIGTVIYVIAMWNSGIIQGLMWRTYNEFGTLEYSFLDSLEAMHPYYVARAIGGLFFLAGGVVAFYNIYKTISTIGPETKAGDQPLPTSQPAE
- the ccoO gene encoding cytochrome-c oxidase, cbb3-type subunit II, which gives rise to MLDKHKSVERHSLALVLMIIVVASIGGIVEIAPLFTIDKTVEDVEGIRPYTPLELAGRNIYIREGCYACHSQMIRTLRDEVERYGHYSLAAESQYDHPMLWGSKRTGPDLARVGGKYSDAWHVAHLTRSRDVVPQSNMPNYRFLAGTPLRTDDLNLHLEALRAVGVPYTDEQIAAAAADARGQADPDSEAADGVIERYGDRVAVRDFGGDGAKVSEMDALVAYLQMLGTLVDFESTQSANMGAN
- a CDS encoding cbb3-type cytochrome c oxidase subunit 3 — its product is MDFSYDSLAYFAKSWGLFYFIAFSIAVLVYVLWPSNKKTFDRAANQILDDEDKPCR
- the ccoP gene encoding cytochrome-c oxidase, cbb3-type subunit III, whose product is MSVGERDPHTGIHTTGHEWSGIKELDTPIPRIVFACYAVVFIVALVMWVLLPAWPLVNSYTSGLMGFSQRDYVRGQLADADLRRAEWSDRIAAMDFGELAADPEARTVAIETGESLFIDNCAVCHGRDGRGGPGFPDLTDGAWLWGGTPEDIHETLRVGINSGHDETRFGQMPAFGRDEMLERDEIRLLATYVQHLSGLEEADGDTVAQGEVLFADNCASCHGEDARGGIEFGAPDLTDGYWIYGGDRETIYESLFRGRQGHMPHWSGRLSPVQLRVLSLYVDSLNQ
- the ccoS gene encoding cbb3-type cytochrome oxidase assembly protein CcoS is translated as MNALLYLIPISIVLGGVALCAFLWSLKDGQYDDLDGAANRILTDDDRPLPRNTNKNT
- a CDS encoding DUF2189 domain-containing protein; its protein translation is MSHSDIVPGKDTVAPLEGTAAVGWLKAGWKDLWTNPLPSLVYGVIVFAVSWALILGLILLDLSAYLFPALAGFLVIGPILAIGLYEKSRRIENQEPVTLSSMLFFHARSTTQILLAGVLLCLLVMLWIRAAVILYALFFGLRPFDGLDQILPFIFGTPEGWALFIVGSAVGGLFAAFAFSISVFGIPMLYDRKTDAFTAMAVSMNTVWHQLRILLPWGAIVVALGVLTLLSGLVLIIIVFPLLGHATWHAYRETCDTSRLD
- a CDS encoding RNA polymerase sigma factor, coding for MIDLESRTWLSRHCRGDTGAFPALLEAYRRPVFGYLVRSGVAAADREDIFQSIFLKVHAAAKSYDPARPLKPWLFTIVANTVRNHFRSRPAHLVAVTGGDPPETTDPNPGPEQVAEARETLAWLEQALLALPPAQREVLLLATVIGLPQQEIAEALHLPLNTVKTHLRRARLALAAGRAEREATDGCHGDTDEAL